A genome region from Alphaproteobacteria bacterium includes the following:
- a CDS encoding (d)CMP kinase, which translates to MSILNFRKTDFIPEEFSRQKIVIAVDGPAASGKGTLAQKMAKRLGYAHLDSGALYRAVAMTALEIGADPTSFIEVQPALSIVLRNLTPELLSCPDLRTPEVSDAASKVSAIPEVRAALLQHQRDFAANLPAYVGGVVIDGRDIGTVVCPNADIKFFVTASVEERARRRFLELQSENKEATFEQVLADLSARDLRDTTRKVAPLVAAADAYILDTTKLNPAETLDETIAVIRSKFLSESGEAAKPVQKAG; encoded by the coding sequence ATGTCTATTCTCAACTTCCGCAAGACCGACTTTATCCCTGAAGAATTCTCGCGCCAGAAGATCGTGATTGCGGTCGATGGCCCTGCCGCATCGGGCAAAGGCACACTCGCCCAGAAAATGGCGAAACGCCTTGGTTACGCCCATCTGGATTCAGGCGCGCTGTACCGCGCCGTTGCGATGACCGCGCTTGAAATCGGCGCAGACCCAACCAGTTTCATCGAAGTACAGCCCGCGCTGAGCATCGTGCTGCGCAACCTGACCCCCGAATTGCTGTCCTGCCCTGACCTGCGCACGCCGGAAGTATCGGACGCGGCATCCAAAGTATCCGCCATCCCCGAAGTGCGCGCGGCATTGCTGCAGCACCAGCGCGATTTCGCAGCGAATTTGCCTGCTTATGTGGGCGGCGTCGTGATTGACGGCCGCGATATCGGCACGGTCGTCTGCCCCAACGCCGACATTAAATTCTTCGTCACCGCATCGGTCGAGGAACGCGCCCGCCGCCGTTTCCTGGAACTGCAGTCGGAAAACAAGGAAGCCACCTTTGAGCAGGTATTGGCCGACCTTTCCGCCCGCGACCTGCGCGATACCACCCGCAAGGTTGCCCCGCTGGTGGCGGCAGCCGATGCCTATATCCTGGACACCACCAAGCTGAACCCCGCCGAGACGCTGGACGAGACGATTGCCGTCATCCGTTCCAAATTCCTGTCGGAATCGGGCGAAGCGGCCAAACCCGTCCAAAAAGCGGGCTAA
- a CDS encoding LON peptidase substrate-binding domain-containing protein yields MTETFTITAGQLPDEIVLFPLPRVILLPRVQLPLNIFEPRYLAMVNHAMGNGRMIGMIQPKPDGNGEQVFKTGCAGRIASFNETDDGRYLITLKGVCRFDVAEELPLAQGGYRHAKPCWKNYHHDLASDTVTDICRDTMMTTLRQYLDKMQMFCDKWETIRHIECEKLISTLSVVCPFSTEEKQALLEAPDLPARAKILHALLEIAAKEEEECKASCH; encoded by the coding sequence ATGACCGAAACGTTCACCATCACCGCCGGCCAGCTGCCCGATGAAATCGTTCTTTTTCCCCTGCCGCGCGTGATTTTGCTGCCGCGCGTGCAACTGCCGCTCAATATTTTCGAACCCCGCTACCTTGCGATGGTCAACCACGCGATGGGCAACGGGCGCATGATCGGCATGATCCAGCCCAAACCCGACGGCAACGGTGAACAAGTTTTCAAAACCGGCTGCGCGGGGCGCATCGCGTCGTTCAACGAAACCGATGACGGGCGGTATTTGATTACGCTGAAGGGCGTCTGCCGTTTCGATGTGGCGGAGGAACTGCCGCTGGCACAGGGCGGGTACCGCCATGCGAAACCCTGCTGGAAAAATTATCATCACGATCTGGCCTCCGACACCGTGACCGATATCTGCCGCGACACGATGATGACGACGCTGCGCCAATACCTCGATAAAATGCAGATGTTCTGCGACAAATGGGAAACCATCCGCCATATCGAATGTGAAAAGCTGATTTCCACACTTAGCGTCGTTTGCCCGTTCAGCACGGAAGAAAAACAGGCGCTGCTCGAAGCCCCCGACCTGCCCGCCCGCGCAAAGATTTTGCATGCCTTGCTCGAAATCGCGGCGAAGGAAGAGGAAGAATGCAAAGCGTCCTGTCATTGA
- the rpsA gene encoding 30S ribosomal protein S1, with the protein MAKVAARALSDASVKDITGEDFSFASLLDESFKGVKSFEGSVVEGTVVSIDNDFVTLDVGLKSEGRIALREFGIGGNKPEVKVGDKVEVFVERMENKEGEAVLSREKAKREESWIVLEKQHKANERVTGTIFGRVKGGFTVDLNGAVAFLPGSQVDIRPVRDISPLFGTPQPFLILKMDRQRGNIVVSRRAVLEESRAEARSELVSNLKEGQELQGVVKNITDYGAFIDLGGVDGLLHVTDISWKRINHPSEVLSVGQTVNVKIIRFNEESQRISLGMKQLEGDPWQGVEGKFKIGQRYTGRVTNIADYGAFVELGEGIEGLVHVSEMSWTKKNIHPGKIVSTSQEVEVQVLDVDLAKRRISLGLKQTQENPWGKFAAAHKAGDVLEGEVRNVTEFGLFVGIGDQIDGMVHMSDLSWKDSAEEAIKAFKKGDMVKVKVLEIDPEKERVSLGIKQLDGEQPAEEGGMGGVSKNSVVTCTVKAITSGGIEVTVNDNLTGFIKKGDLSRERSEQRPDRFAVGEKVDAKVLKIERGSKKLELSIKQREIDEDKQAMAEYGSSDSGASLGDILGAALQKKGAKAAEAAEEAPKKAKKAKKDETEE; encoded by the coding sequence ATGGCAAAAGTAGCAGCCAGAGCACTGTCCGATGCATCCGTAAAGGACATCACCGGTGAAGACTTCAGCTTCGCGTCCCTGCTGGACGAAAGCTTCAAAGGCGTTAAATCGTTCGAAGGTTCCGTCGTCGAAGGCACGGTTGTCAGCATCGACAACGATTTCGTGACCCTGGATGTGGGCCTGAAATCCGAAGGCCGCATCGCACTCCGCGAATTCGGCATCGGCGGCAACAAGCCCGAAGTCAAAGTCGGCGACAAAGTCGAAGTATTCGTCGAGCGCATGGAAAACAAGGAAGGCGAAGCCGTCCTGTCCCGCGAAAAAGCGAAACGCGAAGAATCGTGGATCGTCCTCGAAAAACAACATAAAGCCAACGAACGCGTCACCGGCACGATCTTCGGCCGCGTCAAAGGCGGCTTCACCGTTGACCTCAACGGCGCGGTTGCGTTCCTGCCCGGCAGCCAAGTTGATATCCGCCCCGTGCGCGACATCAGCCCGCTGTTCGGCACGCCCCAGCCTTTCCTGATCCTGAAGATGGACCGCCAGCGCGGTAACATCGTCGTGTCGCGCCGTGCGGTTCTCGAAGAATCCCGCGCAGAGGCACGTTCGGAACTGGTTTCCAACCTGAAAGAAGGCCAGGAACTGCAAGGCGTCGTCAAGAACATCACCGATTACGGTGCGTTCATCGACCTCGGCGGCGTGGACGGCCTGCTGCACGTGACCGACATCTCGTGGAAGCGCATCAACCACCCGTCCGAAGTTCTCTCGGTCGGCCAGACGGTCAACGTCAAAATCATCCGCTTCAACGAAGAATCCCAGCGCATCAGCCTCGGCATGAAGCAGCTGGAGGGTGATCCCTGGCAGGGCGTCGAAGGCAAGTTCAAGATCGGCCAGCGTTACACCGGCCGCGTCACGAACATCGCCGATTACGGCGCGTTCGTCGAACTGGGCGAAGGCATCGAAGGCCTTGTCCACGTCTCGGAAATGTCCTGGACCAAGAAAAACATCCACCCCGGCAAGATCGTTTCGACCAGTCAGGAAGTGGAAGTGCAGGTTCTTGACGTTGATCTCGCCAAGCGCCGCATCTCCCTCGGCCTGAAGCAGACGCAGGAAAACCCCTGGGGCAAATTCGCCGCGGCTCACAAGGCCGGCGACGTCCTGGAAGGCGAAGTGCGCAACGTCACCGAATTCGGCCTGTTCGTCGGCATCGGCGACCAGATCGACGGCATGGTCCATATGAGCGACCTGTCGTGGAAAGATTCGGCCGAAGAAGCCATCAAAGCCTTCAAAAAAGGCGACATGGTGAAGGTGAAAGTGCTGGAAATCGACCCCGAGAAAGAGCGCGTCTCGCTCGGCATCAAGCAACTGGACGGCGAACAGCCCGCTGAAGAAGGCGGCATGGGCGGCGTTTCCAAGAACTCGGTCGTCACCTGCACGGTCAAGGCAATCACCAGCGGCGGCATCGAAGTCACCGTGAACGACAACCTGACCGGCTTCATCAAGAAGGGCGACCTTTCCCGTGAACGCTCCGAGCAGCGCCCCGACCGTTTCGCCGTCGGCGAAAAAGTCGATGCGAAAGTGCTGAAGATCGAGCGCGGTTCGAAGAAACTCGAACTGTCGATCAAGCAGCGCGAAATCGACGAGGACAAGCAGGCGATGGCCGAATACGGCTCGTCTGACTCGGGCGCTTCGCTCGGCGACATCCTGGGCGCGGCCCTGCAGAAAAAAGGCGCGAAAGCGGCCGAAGCTGCGGAAGAAGCTCCCAAGAAAGCCAAAAAAGCCAAGAAAGACGAAACCGAAGAGTAA
- a CDS encoding M48 family metallopeptidase, whose translation MKPSARARRMGLRVEPKSGEVIFTWPLSARISESRAREFVESNRGWIEKQTARAIPKKLFAPGAVVSIAGMDYTIVHVSGRGVTRLEDDRLIVHGQPEHLARRIRDFLKSHAEDVLTMLTHEKSRSLGLKPAGVRVMDPKSRWGSCGPDGRIMYSWRLILAPYDVMDYVVAHEVSHRVHMDHSRKFWRLCMQLSPQSKQLRQWLRQHGRELLAYG comes from the coding sequence GTGAAGCCCAGCGCCCGCGCGCGCCGCATGGGTTTGCGCGTCGAGCCGAAATCCGGCGAAGTTATTTTCACATGGCCATTGAGCGCGCGCATATCGGAATCCCGCGCGCGTGAATTCGTCGAATCAAATCGCGGCTGGATCGAAAAACAAACCGCCCGCGCTATCCCGAAAAAACTTTTCGCGCCCGGTGCGGTCGTGTCGATTGCGGGCATGGATTACACCATCGTCCATGTAAGCGGTCGCGGCGTGACACGGCTGGAGGATGACAGGCTGATCGTCCACGGCCAACCGGAACACCTCGCCCGCCGCATCCGCGATTTCCTGAAATCACATGCCGAAGATGTGCTGACGATGCTGACGCATGAAAAATCGCGCAGCCTCGGGCTGAAACCCGCCGGCGTGCGCGTCATGGACCCGAAATCGCGCTGGGGTTCCTGCGGCCCCGACGGTCGCATCATGTATTCGTGGCGGCTGATCCTCGCCCCTTATGACGTGATGGATTACGTGGTCGCGCACGAGGTATCGCATCGTGTGCATATGGATCATTCCCGGAAATTCTGGCGGCTTTGCATGCAGCTGTCGCCGCAATCAAAACAGCTGCGCCAATGGCTGCGCCAGCACGGGCGCGAACTGCTCGCCTATGGGTGA
- a CDS encoding Trm112 family protein: MTASTKRADPKLLEILVCPLTKAPLEYDDAKQELISRQAKLAFPIREGIPIMLVDEARKLED; encoded by the coding sequence ATGACCGCCAGCACCAAACGCGCCGATCCGAAACTGCTCGAAATCCTTGTCTGCCCGCTGACGAAAGCGCCGCTGGAATATGACGATGCGAAGCAGGAACTGATCAGCCGTCAGGCGAAACTGGCCTTCCCCATCCGCGAGGGGATTCCGATCATGCTGGTCGATGAAGCGCGGAAGCTGGAAGATTAA
- the trxA gene encoding thioredoxin, which translates to MLEIGAAQQKTQGSAFIRDADPGNFEEAVIAASMKNPVIVDFWAPWCGPCKQMMPAIEKVVNEQAGAVTMVKINVEKYPELAELFRVQSVPTVYAFAQGQPVDGFTGAKPEKDLRVFIEKLAKNHGGPPVDPGAPDPKVIAQIMANAQKHFRDGQYTDAMAQYSTALDMDEKNLDALAGIGWCFVAEKDLESFAAFVGEMTEEQKKHPRIKGLDMLLQQRTAAESLADVGALQTKLDKNPKDAQSRYDLAIHHLAALDIESAIDDIVELTRRDREWQEQKARKLLLEIFDALGNDHPLTGQGRRRLSTVLFS; encoded by the coding sequence ATGCTGGAAATTGGTGCAGCGCAACAGAAGACGCAAGGCAGCGCATTTATCCGCGATGCCGATCCCGGCAATTTCGAAGAAGCCGTAATTGCGGCATCCATGAAGAATCCCGTCATCGTCGATTTCTGGGCGCCGTGGTGCGGCCCCTGCAAACAGATGATGCCCGCCATTGAAAAGGTCGTGAACGAACAGGCCGGCGCGGTGACGATGGTGAAAATCAACGTCGAAAAATATCCGGAACTGGCCGAACTGTTCCGCGTGCAAAGCGTGCCGACCGTCTATGCCTTCGCGCAGGGGCAGCCTGTCGATGGATTCACAGGCGCGAAACCCGAAAAAGATTTGCGCGTCTTCATCGAAAAGCTGGCCAAGAACCACGGCGGCCCGCCGGTTGATCCCGGCGCGCCCGACCCGAAGGTGATTGCGCAAATCATGGCGAATGCCCAAAAACATTTCCGCGACGGGCAATATACCGATGCGATGGCGCAGTATTCCACCGCGCTGGATATGGATGAAAAAAACCTCGACGCACTGGCCGGTATTGGCTGGTGCTTCGTCGCCGAAAAAGACCTCGAAAGTTTTGCGGCCTTCGTCGGCGAAATGACGGAGGAACAAAAGAAACATCCGCGCATCAAGGGGCTCGACATGCTGCTGCAACAGCGCACCGCCGCTGAATCGCTGGCCGATGTCGGCGCACTGCAAACGAAGCTGGACAAGAACCCCAAAGACGCGCAATCGCGCTATGACCTTGCCATCCATCATCTGGCCGCGCTGGATATCGAATCCGCGATTGACGATATCGTGGAATTGACGCGCCGTGACCGCGAATGGCAGGAACAGAAAGCGCGCAAATTACTGCTCGAAATCTTCGACGCGCTCGGCAACGACCATCCGCTGACGGGGCAGGGCCGCCGCCGCCTATCGACCGTGTTATTCTCATGA
- a CDS encoding 2-isopropylmalate synthase, with translation MSNHVFIFDTTLRDGEQSPGYSMDLNEKLQMAEMLDGMGVDIIEAGFPAASKGDYEAVYKVAQQVKSATVAGLCRALHKDIDAVVNAIRPAHRKRIHTFISTSPLHMKHKLQVEPERVLEMIKESVSYARQNCDEVEFSAEDATRSDHDFLCRAIETAIAAGALVVNIPDTVGYTVPEEYGALIKMLRNRVPNIDKAIISTHCHNDLGLAVANSIAGVAAGARQIECTVNGIGERAGNASMEEIVMTFRTRPDILPFDTGILSEKIMPASKLLTQITGFSVQPNKAIVGANAFAHESGIHQDGMLKNASTYEIMTPESVGRDKSDLVLGKHSGRNAFRTKLVALGFDFDDEELNAAFERFKDYADRKKKVSDDDLVVIASSKDGLPKERVRFIALGVKSGSYGPQEAELELEIDGEKKKAKANGKGPVDACFKAMRVLVRHDDAILSNYELKALTSGSDAKGEVNIKLSEHGHSYTGIGVDGDVIVASVRAYIDALNRLLAGRNVIQVKKAN, from the coding sequence ATGTCCAACCATGTTTTCATTTTTGACACCACCCTGCGCGACGGCGAACAGTCGCCCGGCTATTCGATGGACCTGAATGAAAAACTCCAGATGGCCGAAATGTTGGACGGCATGGGCGTGGATATTATCGAGGCGGGTTTCCCTGCAGCCTCCAAGGGCGATTACGAAGCGGTTTATAAAGTCGCGCAACAGGTGAAATCGGCGACGGTCGCAGGCCTGTGCCGCGCGCTGCACAAGGATATCGACGCGGTCGTGAACGCGATCCGCCCCGCGCATCGCAAGCGCATCCATACCTTTATCTCCACCTCCCCCCTGCACATGAAACACAAATTGCAGGTGGAGCCGGAACGCGTGCTGGAGATGATCAAGGAATCGGTTTCCTACGCGCGCCAGAACTGCGACGAAGTTGAATTCTCGGCGGAAGACGCAACGCGCTCCGACCACGACTTCCTCTGCCGCGCCATCGAAACCGCGATTGCGGCGGGTGCGCTGGTCGTCAACATTCCCGACACGGTCGGCTATACGGTGCCCGAAGAATACGGCGCGCTCATTAAAATGCTGCGCAACCGCGTGCCGAATATCGACAAGGCGATTATCTCGACACATTGCCACAACGATCTGGGTTTGGCTGTCGCGAACTCCATCGCAGGCGTCGCCGCCGGCGCGCGCCAGATCGAATGCACGGTGAACGGCATCGGCGAGCGTGCGGGCAACGCGTCGATGGAAGAAATCGTGATGACCTTCCGTACCCGCCCCGATATCCTGCCCTTCGATACCGGCATCCTGTCTGAAAAAATCATGCCGGCATCGAAACTGCTGACGCAGATCACCGGATTCTCGGTGCAGCCGAACAAGGCGATCGTGGGCGCAAACGCATTCGCTCACGAAAGCGGCATCCATCAGGACGGCATGCTGAAAAACGCATCGACCTATGAAATCATGACCCCGGAATCCGTCGGCCGCGACAAATCCGACCTCGTGCTGGGCAAGCACTCCGGCCGCAACGCCTTCCGCACCAAACTGGTCGCGCTCGGATTTGATTTCGATGACGAAGAACTGAACGCGGCGTTCGAGCGCTTCAAGGACTACGCCGACCGCAAGAAAAAAGTCAGCGACGACGATCTGGTTGTCATCGCGTCGTCCAAGGATGGCCTGCCGAAGGAACGCGTGCGCTTTATTGCGCTCGGCGTGAAATCCGGATCCTACGGCCCGCAGGAAGCGGAGCTGGAGCTGGAAATCGACGGCGAGAAGAAAAAGGCCAAAGCCAATGGCAAAGGCCCGGTCGATGCGTGCTTCAAGGCGATGCGCGTGCTGGTACGCCATGACGACGCGATTTTGTCGAATTACGAACTCAAGGCGCTGACCTCGGGATCTGACGCCAAGGGCGAAGTGAACATCAAGCTTAGCGAACACGGCCACAGCTATACCGGCATCGGCGTGGACGGCGACGTGATCGTGGCATCGGTGCGCGCCTATATCGATGCACTGAACCGCCTGCTGGCAGGACGCAATGTTATTCAGGTCAAGAAAGCCAACTGA
- a CDS encoding prolyl-tRNA synthetase associated domain-containing protein — protein sequence MSTMITTIPTPDPLAATFAEMGIESTTYQHPAVFTVEEGKGFKHEMPGGHTKNLFLKDHKGKIWLVTAKQDTEIDLKKLPARINSARLSFGNAELMNALLGVTPGSVTALGLINDNQRQVSPVIDKRLMEHEIVNCHPLRNDMTTAIKTADLVKFMKTLGYDPLIVDFSRL from the coding sequence ATGAGTACAATGATCACCACCATCCCCACCCCCGACCCCTTGGCCGCGACATTTGCGGAGATGGGGATTGAATCGACGACGTATCAGCATCCAGCCGTATTCACGGTCGAGGAGGGCAAAGGCTTCAAGCATGAAATGCCGGGCGGGCATACCAAGAATTTGTTCCTGAAGGATCACAAGGGCAAAATCTGGTTGGTGACGGCGAAGCAGGACACCGAAATCGACCTGAAGAAACTGCCCGCCCGCATCAATTCGGCGCGGCTGAGTTTCGGCAATGCGGAATTGATGAACGCGCTTTTGGGCGTTACACCGGGTTCGGTGACCGCGCTTGGGTTGATTAACGACAACCAGCGGCAGGTATCGCCCGTCATCGATAAACGGTTGATGGAGCATGAAATCGTTAACTGCCACCCCCTGCGGAACGACATGACGACCGCCATCAAGACGGCAGACCTTGTTAAATTCATGAAAACTTTGGGCTATGACCCGTTGATTGTTGATTTCTCAAGGCTATAA